In Actinomycetota bacterium, a genomic segment contains:
- the leuC gene encoding 3-isopropylmalate dehydratase large subunit has protein sequence MTITEKILARACGQESVQAGDFVNARLDLALANDITAPLAIKEFEAAGMTKVWDQEKVVLVCDHFVPNKDIKSAEQAKLVREFARRQGLTNFFDVGRMGIEHVILPEKGLVVPGDVVIGADSHTCTYGALGAFATGVGSTDLAAGMATGEVWLRVPETIRFNYEGEPGRYVTGKDYILYTIGLTGVDGALYEAMEFGGGAIRALSMDGRFTMCNMAIEAGGKNGIVEPDATTEEYCRGRALREPVMMNSDEDAEYTRVIDIDVSSIEPQVAKPHLPSNTVPATELSALKIDQVVIGSCTNGRIEDLRMAAEVLKGRKVHPDVRALVFPGSQLVYQQAMKEGLIDTFIEAEVAVSTPTCGPCLGGHMGILAAGERCVSTTNRNFVGRMGHTESEVYLTGPYVAAATAIAGTVAVPEEVLA, from the coding sequence ATGACTATCACGGAAAAAATACTGGCTCGCGCCTGCGGCCAGGAAAGCGTGCAGGCGGGCGATTTCGTCAACGCCCGGCTGGATCTGGCGTTGGCTAACGACATCACGGCGCCGCTGGCCATCAAGGAGTTCGAGGCGGCGGGGATGACGAAGGTCTGGGACCAGGAGAAGGTCGTGCTGGTCTGCGACCATTTCGTTCCTAACAAGGACATCAAGTCGGCAGAGCAGGCGAAGCTGGTGCGCGAGTTCGCGCGGCGGCAGGGCCTGACTAATTTCTTCGACGTGGGGCGCATGGGCATCGAGCATGTGATCCTGCCGGAGAAGGGGCTGGTGGTGCCCGGTGACGTGGTCATCGGCGCCGACTCGCATACCTGCACCTATGGAGCTCTGGGGGCTTTCGCCACCGGCGTCGGCAGCACCGACCTGGCGGCTGGCATGGCTACCGGCGAGGTGTGGCTGCGGGTGCCGGAGACGATCAGGTTCAATTACGAGGGTGAGCCTGGCCGCTATGTGACCGGCAAGGATTACATCCTGTATACGATCGGGCTGACTGGAGTCGATGGCGCCCTGTATGAAGCCATGGAGTTCGGCGGCGGCGCCATCAGAGCACTGTCGATGGATGGCCGTTTCACCATGTGCAACATGGCCATCGAGGCCGGCGGCAAGAACGGTATCGTCGAGCCGGATGCGACTACTGAGGAATACTGCCGCGGCCGCGCTCTGCGCGAGCCGGTGATGATGAATAGCGACGAGGACGCGGAGTATACACGCGTGATCGATATAGATGTGAGTTCGATCGAGCCGCAGGTGGCCAAACCGCATCTGCCGTCAAACACGGTACCGGCGACCGAGCTGTCTGCGCTGAAGATCGACCAGGTCGTGATCGGTTCGTGCACCAACGGGCGCATCGAGGACCTGCGGATGGCGGCCGAGGTGCTGAAGGGCCGCAAGGTGCATCCGGACGTGCGCGCCCTGGTCTTCCCGGGGAGCCAGCTGGTTTATCAGCAGGCCATGAAGGAAGGCCTGATCGATACGTTCATCGAGGCCGAGGTCGCTGTGAGTACGCCGACCTGCGGTCCCTGCCTGGGAGGGCATATGGGTATCCTGGCCGCCGGTGAGCGGTGTGTCTCCACTACGAACCGTAACTTCGTGGGCCGCATGGGTCATACGGAGAGTGAAGTGTATCTGACCGGGCCGTATGTGGCCGCGGCTACGGCGATCGCCGGAACTGTCGCGGTCCCTGAGGAGGTGCTGGCATGA
- a CDS encoding 2-isopropylmalate synthase — MDQQRVYIFDTTLRDGEQSPGISLNSFEKVEIAEQLARLGVDVIEAGFPISSPGDFEGVQKIARSVSGVTVCALARAIEKDITTAWDAIREAEQPRIHTFISTSDVHLEHQLRKSREEVLEAARKMVALAVSLCDDVEFSAMDATRSDPDYLAAVLQAAIDEGAKTINIPDTVGYAIPSEFGDFIRGQYDRVPGLKDVVVSVHCHNDLGLAVANSLAAVEAGASQVECAINGLGERAGNASLEEIVMILETRRGSLGRVTGVNTREISRTSRLVSQLTGYDVQPNKAIVGKNAFAHESGIHQDGVLKERTTYEIMNAESVGRGSSDIVLGKHSGRHALKAAMEELGMSLSEEELNQAFVHFKKVADKKKQITAADLEALVGEEVRGQTDIYELKSYEVTSSSEFVPTCQVIIEKEGEELLGKSFSGGSMESIFKAIDDAVGTKGKLKDYQVRSVTEGKDSLGEVRVVVEVEGKAYAGTALSIDVVEASAKAYVRALNNAYRAGAVK, encoded by the coding sequence ATGGACCAACAACGTGTATACATATTCGATACCACCCTGCGTGACGGTGAGCAGTCACCGGGTATCAGCCTCAATTCCTTCGAAAAAGTGGAGATAGCCGAGCAGCTGGCGAGGCTGGGAGTCGATGTCATCGAGGCCGGATTCCCCATATCGTCGCCGGGTGATTTCGAGGGCGTGCAGAAGATCGCCCGGAGTGTTTCCGGAGTCACAGTCTGTGCCCTGGCGCGGGCCATCGAAAAAGACATAACCACTGCGTGGGATGCGATCAGGGAAGCTGAGCAGCCACGCATCCATACTTTCATCTCAACCAGTGACGTGCACCTGGAGCATCAGTTGCGCAAGTCGCGTGAAGAGGTGCTCGAGGCGGCCAGGAAGATGGTAGCCCTGGCCGTGAGCCTTTGCGATGACGTGGAGTTCTCAGCCATGGACGCCACCCGCAGCGACCCCGACTACCTGGCAGCGGTGCTGCAGGCTGCCATCGACGAGGGCGCGAAGACGATTAACATCCCCGATACGGTGGGTTATGCTATCCCGTCCGAGTTCGGCGACTTCATCCGGGGTCAGTACGATCGTGTCCCCGGCCTGAAGGATGTAGTCGTAAGCGTCCACTGCCACAACGACCTGGGACTGGCAGTAGCCAATTCGCTGGCGGCGGTCGAAGCCGGCGCTTCGCAGGTAGAGTGCGCCATCAACGGACTGGGAGAGCGCGCGGGTAACGCCTCGCTGGAGGAGATCGTGATGATCCTGGAGACGCGGCGCGGTTCCCTGGGCCGGGTCACGGGTGTGAACACCCGTGAGATTTCCAGGACCAGCCGCCTGGTCAGCCAGCTGACCGGCTATGACGTGCAGCCCAACAAGGCGATCGTGGGCAAGAATGCCTTCGCCCATGAGTCGGGAATACACCAGGACGGCGTGCTCAAGGAACGCACGACTTACGAGATCATGAACGCCGAGAGCGTCGGCCGCGGTTCCAGCGATATCGTGCTGGGCAAGCACTCAGGCCGGCACGCGCTGAAGGCGGCGATGGAAGAGCTGGGGATGTCGCTCTCCGAGGAAGAGCTGAATCAGGCGTTCGTCCACTTCAAGAAAGTGGCTGACAAGAAGAAGCAGATCACGGCGGCTGACCTGGAAGCGCTGGTCGGCGAAGAGGTTCGTGGGCAGACGGATATATATGAGCTGAAATCGTATGAAGTGACTTCAAGCTCGGAGTTCGTACCCACTTGCCAGGTCATCATCGAAAAGGAAGGGGAGGAGCTGTTGGGCAAGAGCTTCTCCGGTGGTTCCATGGAGTCCATCTTCAAGGCGATCGATGACGCGGTGGGCACGAAGGGCAAGCTGAAAGACTACCAGGTGCGTTCCGTCACCGAGGGCAAGGACTCCCTCGGAGAGGTGCGCGTGGTTGTGGAAGTGGAAGGCAAGGCGTACGCGGGCACGGCGCTCTCCATCGACGTGGTGGAAGCAAGCGCAAAAGCATATGTCCGGGCGTTAAATAATGCATACAGAGCCGGGGCGGTGAAATAG
- a CDS encoding diguanylate cyclase, protein MIRFFAERLSSMRRIFMVMIAFGLTMGLVFPYIASPFVTWDPDRKLYFRFACLVAGFLVGAFCYYLVKITLYQRNMELAQRKAELEGAKSRFSSLTHDAVQAQVWDVSFEDENIGTCWQIKDCGETSCPAYGKEHVRCWLVAGTYCGGEVQGRFAQKLGGCSECEVYRYAVGQNPIDEIGENFNSLMLAVREKEELLAAANEELKDQYAELELLHRQAREMADTDLLTGLRNHAHFQHHLRWEADRAESRHKPLSMIMLDLDHFKTVNDRYGHQKGDEVLRRVGKLLRNEVHEGGYTARYGGEEFIVLLPEAAASTAMETADRLRGLMKDVARDVELPENIVAASFGVADMPDCASDADSLISAADSALLFAKRRGRNRVAYFRDLSGTELEEGDIERLNSRLEGASLQTIRALAEAVDASDNYSVSDTMSLNAIVDAMAKELGMEDEQADALALATRLHDIGKIGVPGAILSKKDKLSPQELAAVQQHPEIGQHILEEARQLQELISAILYHHERWDGTGYPERLEGKQIPLMARIVGIMDAYRAMRSDRPYRKALSVNDALAELEKGAGTQFDPRLVKMFVSLARSEGKSSLREAV, encoded by the coding sequence ATGATACGATTTTTCGCGGAGCGTCTTTCATCCATGAGGCGTATTTTTATGGTCATGATCGCTTTCGGTTTGACCATGGGCCTGGTATTTCCATATATCGCAAGCCCCTTTGTTACCTGGGATCCGGATCGCAAGCTGTATTTCAGGTTTGCCTGCCTGGTTGCGGGTTTTCTTGTCGGCGCGTTCTGCTACTACCTCGTGAAGATCACCCTTTACCAGAGGAACATGGAGCTGGCGCAGCGAAAAGCAGAGCTCGAAGGGGCAAAATCGAGATTCTCCAGCCTGACGCACGACGCGGTGCAGGCACAGGTATGGGACGTCAGTTTTGAAGATGAGAATATCGGGACCTGCTGGCAGATCAAGGACTGTGGTGAGACATCGTGCCCGGCATACGGAAAGGAGCATGTCCGCTGCTGGCTCGTAGCGGGGACTTACTGTGGTGGAGAGGTCCAGGGGCGGTTCGCCCAGAAGCTGGGTGGCTGTTCTGAGTGCGAAGTCTACCGGTATGCGGTAGGGCAGAATCCTATCGATGAGATCGGCGAGAACTTCAACAGCCTGATGCTGGCCGTTCGTGAGAAAGAAGAACTGCTGGCGGCCGCCAACGAAGAACTGAAGGACCAGTATGCCGAGCTGGAGCTGCTCCACAGGCAGGCTCGGGAGATGGCTGACACCGACCTTTTGACGGGACTTCGCAACCACGCCCATTTTCAGCATCACCTGAGGTGGGAAGCGGATCGAGCTGAGTCCCGTCACAAACCCCTCTCTATGATCATGCTGGATCTGGACCATTTCAAGACAGTGAACGACCGGTACGGTCACCAGAAGGGTGACGAAGTGCTGCGGCGGGTCGGAAAACTGCTGCGCAATGAGGTCCATGAGGGTGGCTATACGGCCCGATACGGTGGCGAAGAATTTATCGTCCTGTTGCCTGAGGCAGCTGCGAGTACAGCCATGGAGACGGCCGACAGGCTCAGGGGGCTGATGAAGGATGTCGCCAGGGACGTGGAATTGCCGGAGAATATCGTTGCCGCAAGCTTCGGGGTCGCTGATATGCCCGACTGTGCCAGCGATGCCGACAGCCTGATATCGGCAGCCGATTCGGCATTGCTTTTCGCCAAGCGCAGGGGACGGAACCGGGTCGCTTATTTCCGGGACCTCTCAGGGACGGAGCTCGAGGAAGGCGATATCGAACGGCTCAACAGTCGCCTGGAGGGTGCCAGCCTGCAGACTATCCGTGCTCTGGCTGAGGCAGTGGATGCAAGCGATAATTATTCCGTCAGCGACACAATGTCACTCAACGCTATCGTCGACGCGATGGCGAAGGAACTGGGAATGGAAGACGAGCAGGCGGACGCGCTGGCCCTGGCGACCCGTCTGCACGATATCGGCAAGATAGGTGTTCCCGGAGCGATCCTCTCAAAGAAGGATAAACTCTCTCCCCAGGAGCTGGCTGCGGTGCAGCAGCATCCGGAGATCGGCCAGCATATCCTTGAGGAGGCCCGGCAGCTTCAGGAACTGATCAGCGCCATTCTATATCACCACGAGCGCTGGGATGGCACGGGTTATCCGGAACGGCTAGAGGGCAAGCAGATCCCGCTGATGGCGCGAATCGTCGGTATCATGGACGCGTACCGGGCCATGCGCTCAGACAGGCCTTATCGCAAGGCGCTTTCTGTGAATGATGCTCTGGCCGAGCTCGAAAAGGGCGCCGGCACCCAGTTTGACCCGCGGCTTGTGAAGATGTTCGTCAGCCTTGCAAGATCTGAGGGGAAGAGCAGTCTGAGAGAGGCCGTCTGA
- a CDS encoding diguanylate cyclase, with translation MNYGIAGAAAGFVYALFAYIVEMRYGADYEAMHILVAPVLGGTAAFVIGRESDQIHHQSSMLFEAKTKFSTLTHDAITKKDWNVSFKDPSIPTCWEVKGCKSEDCPSYGRQHVRCWLIAGTFCRGEVQGHFAQKLGDCAKCEIYQVSVSRDPINEIGENFNSLMWALREKEDLLSDTNAEMQKQYTELELMHKQAREMADTDMLTGLRNHAHFQRHLQWEVERAQRYSRPLSLIMLDLDHFKDVNDHFGHQKGDEVLQRVGKLIRNSVRGTGYSARYGGEEFALVLPDMTAERATEIADNMRREMSSVEAEVDLPSGLVGGSFGVADLPHCASNAESLISAADSALLFAKRKGRNRVAYFCDLSDTELRDGDLDKLHSRLEGASLQTIRALAEAVDACDDYSEASTSRMAHVAVAIAERLGMNQEQTDALALATRLHDIGKVGIPGSILRKTEKLSPEELSQVQLHPEIGQKLLQEAEQIQDLIQAILYHHERWDGNGYPERLAGEQIPVMARIVGIMDAYRAMLCDRPYRKALKPVVALEELRKGAGTQFDPQLVEIFVELVKSGEDQELRQAG, from the coding sequence TTGAACTACGGCATCGCCGGGGCTGCTGCGGGCTTTGTGTATGCCCTTTTCGCATATATTGTGGAAATGCGGTATGGCGCGGATTATGAAGCCATGCATATCCTCGTAGCGCCTGTTCTGGGTGGGACCGCAGCCTTTGTCATCGGCCGGGAATCTGATCAAATCCACCACCAGTCGAGCATGCTGTTTGAAGCCAAGACCAAGTTCTCCACGCTGACCCACGACGCTATCACCAAAAAAGACTGGAACGTGAGTTTCAAGGATCCTTCCATTCCCACCTGCTGGGAGGTCAAAGGCTGCAAATCCGAGGACTGCCCGTCCTATGGCAGGCAGCACGTACGCTGCTGGCTGATCGCCGGTACTTTTTGCCGCGGAGAGGTCCAGGGACATTTTGCCCAGAAGCTCGGGGATTGCGCAAAATGTGAGATATACCAGGTATCTGTCAGCCGCGATCCGATCAACGAGATAGGTGAGAATTTCAACAGCCTCATGTGGGCGCTGCGCGAGAAGGAAGATCTTCTGAGCGACACCAATGCCGAGATGCAGAAGCAGTATACAGAGCTCGAGCTGATGCATAAGCAGGCTCGGGAGATGGCTGATACGGATATGCTTACAGGTCTGAGAAACCACGCCCACTTCCAGCGGCATCTCCAGTGGGAAGTGGAGCGGGCCCAGCGATACAGCAGGCCGCTTTCATTGATCATGCTGGACCTCGACCACTTCAAGGACGTCAATGATCATTTCGGCCATCAGAAGGGCGATGAAGTCCTTCAGCGCGTGGGAAAGCTCATCCGTAACAGTGTGCGTGGGACGGGCTACTCGGCGCGTTATGGCGGGGAGGAGTTCGCGTTAGTGCTGCCAGATATGACTGCTGAGAGGGCGACGGAAATCGCTGACAACATGAGGCGTGAGATGAGTAGCGTCGAGGCGGAGGTCGATCTGCCTTCCGGCCTTGTTGGCGGGAGCTTCGGGGTCGCCGATCTGCCCCACTGCGCCAGCAACGCTGAGAGTCTTATATCCGCCGCTGATTCTGCCCTTTTGTTTGCCAAGAGGAAGGGCCGCAACCGCGTTGCCTATTTCTGTGACCTTTCAGACACCGAGCTGCGCGATGGTGACCTCGACAAGTTGCACAGCCGCCTCGAGGGCGCCAGCCTGCAGACCATTAGAGCCCTAGCCGAAGCCGTGGATGCCTGCGACGATTACTCTGAAGCGAGTACTTCCAGGATGGCGCATGTCGCTGTAGCTATCGCGGAGCGGCTGGGCATGAACCAGGAACAGACGGACGCCCTGGCTCTAGCCACGAGGCTGCATGATATCGGCAAGGTGGGCATCCCGGGTTCCATCCTCAGAAAGACTGAGAAGCTTTCGCCCGAGGAGCTTTCCCAGGTTCAGCTGCATCCCGAGATCGGCCAGAAGCTGCTCCAGGAGGCAGAGCAGATACAGGACCTGATCCAGGCGATCCTTTATCACCACGAGCGCTGGGATGGCAATGGCTATCCGGAGCGGCTGGCAGGTGAGCAGATCCCGGTCATGGCTCGCATTGTAGGAATCATGGACGCATACCGGGCTATGTTGTGCGACAGGCCGTATCGCAAAGCTTTGAAGCCTGTAGTCGCACTGGAAGAGTTGCGGAAGGGCGCAGGTACCCAGTTCGATCCACAGCTGGTTGAGATATTCGTGGAGCTGGTAAAGAGCGGGGAAGATCAGGAATTACGCCAGGCAGGCTAA
- a CDS encoding C40 family peptidase, producing MYRLVFSRKSIQITGVGGRLAACMFLLALFLAGSTALAQSDVASRQAEVDRIRAEVASINQAAEQAIERYNQANSELEETRRQIAENEKALADATVKLTEAQLRLDKRLENIYRQGSLSFMDVMLNTSSFNEFLSRFDLLGKIGAQDKTDVEEVLSLKAVTEQARADLDRTSLRQEELLNAVNGEKSEIEAQLSARQSVLSSAEGEVAQMLAQQQAAEQQSQAVYQPAGGAVATDPGAEDSPSGEPAPVEDPGYSDPPPPTSGDAASIAMGYLGVPYVWGGASPAGFDCSGLVMYVYAQLGIYLPHSASAQYYSGTPISYSELAPGDLVFFGSPIGHVGIYIGGGSMIHAPFEGQVVSITGVSGGGTYSGACRL from the coding sequence ATGTACAGACTTGTCTTTTCACGAAAAAGCATACAGATAACAGGCGTTGGCGGAAGGCTGGCAGCCTGTATGTTCCTGCTTGCCCTCTTCCTCGCCGGCAGTACTGCCCTGGCGCAATCAGATGTCGCTTCCCGACAGGCGGAAGTGGATCGCATCAGAGCCGAAGTCGCTTCCATAAACCAGGCTGCCGAGCAGGCTATAGAACGATACAACCAGGCCAACTCGGAGCTTGAGGAGACCCGCCGCCAGATAGCCGAGAATGAGAAAGCCCTGGCAGATGCGACGGTCAAGCTGACCGAAGCCCAGCTGCGCCTGGACAAGCGCCTCGAGAACATCTACCGCCAGGGCTCGCTCAGCTTCATGGATGTGATGCTCAACACGAGTTCTTTCAACGAGTTTCTGTCGAGATTCGACCTGCTTGGCAAGATCGGGGCCCAGGACAAGACCGACGTCGAAGAGGTCCTGAGCCTGAAAGCAGTGACAGAGCAGGCGAGGGCCGATCTCGACCGCACCAGTCTGCGTCAGGAAGAGCTCCTGAACGCCGTCAACGGTGAGAAGTCCGAGATCGAAGCACAGCTCTCGGCGCGCCAGTCCGTTCTTTCCAGCGCTGAAGGGGAAGTAGCCCAGATGCTGGCCCAGCAGCAGGCTGCGGAACAACAGTCCCAGGCGGTCTACCAGCCCGCAGGTGGCGCTGTCGCAACAGATCCCGGCGCAGAAGACTCACCGTCAGGCGAACCTGCCCCCGTGGAAGATCCCGGATATTCCGATCCACCGCCGCCCACGAGCGGTGACGCGGCATCAATAGCCATGGGCTACCTTGGTGTCCCATATGTGTGGGGCGGCGCCTCACCTGCTGGCTTCGACTGTTCAGGACTGGTCATGTATGTATATGCCCAGCTCGGCATCTACCTGCCTCATTCGGCATCGGCACAGTACTATTCCGGAACGCCGATCAGCTACTCGGAACTGGCGCCTGGTGACCTCGTGTTCTTCGGCAGCCCCATAGGGCACGTGGGCATCTACATCGGCGGTGGCAGCATGATCCATGCCCCGTTCGAAGGCCAGGTTGTCTCTATTACTGGTGTCAGCGGCGGCGGCACTTATTCCGGAGCCTGCAGGCTTTAG
- a CDS encoding homoserine dehydrogenase has product MSDPAAKRISIGLLGYGTVGSSVYSLINDQALEIARTTGATVAVKKILVRDISVPRQDAPAEIFTDDYEDIINDPEINTIVELIGGIEPAFDYITSALEKGKSVVTANKQLLSQKGFYLFRLAREKGTQIRFEASVAGAIPVIKVLRESMVAADLTSVYGIVNGTTNFILTEMSRTGAKYQDALANAQEWGYAESDPTEDISGKDAAAKMAILASIAFHTVVDLDDVACIGIEGISSLDISYARSLDMSVKLLGVAKLYDDRINVRVYPALLKKDHPLASVSGAYNAVFLKGNSIDEIMLSGPGAGGIETASAVVGDIVSIIAREKPGMLEEISAWRELEFYPDDEVVSKFYLRLEVNDEPGVLATIAQIFGKHDVSVESVIQQGRGDHAELVMVFHPVKEASFRSALEQIAELPEVKSQPRPIRVEGDGYEQ; this is encoded by the coding sequence ATGTCTGATCCCGCTGCAAAAAGAATATCCATCGGCCTGCTCGGTTACGGCACGGTCGGCTCCAGCGTATATAGTCTGATAAACGATCAGGCACTGGAGATCGCCCGCACCACCGGAGCTACTGTTGCCGTCAAGAAGATCCTCGTACGCGATATATCTGTCCCGCGACAGGACGCACCGGCTGAGATCTTCACCGATGATTACGAAGACATCATCAATGATCCTGAGATCAACACGATCGTGGAGCTTATCGGCGGCATCGAGCCGGCTTTCGACTACATCACCAGCGCCCTCGAAAAGGGCAAGTCTGTCGTCACAGCTAACAAACAACTCCTCTCACAGAAGGGTTTCTATCTTTTCCGTCTGGCCCGGGAAAAAGGGACTCAAATAAGATTTGAAGCCAGTGTGGCCGGAGCCATACCCGTCATCAAGGTGCTGCGCGAATCTATGGTCGCCGCGGACCTGACCAGCGTCTACGGGATCGTCAATGGAACCACTAATTTTATCCTGACAGAGATGAGCCGCACCGGTGCCAAATATCAGGACGCCCTGGCGAATGCTCAGGAATGGGGTTACGCCGAATCTGATCCGACCGAGGATATAAGCGGCAAGGACGCCGCCGCCAAGATGGCGATCCTGGCTTCCATCGCTTTCCACACAGTCGTCGACCTCGACGATGTGGCCTGCATCGGCATCGAGGGTATCAGTTCCCTCGACATCTCTTACGCCCGCAGCCTGGACATGTCCGTAAAACTCCTGGGAGTCGCGAAGCTATACGATGACAGGATCAACGTGAGGGTTTATCCAGCACTGCTCAAGAAAGACCATCCGCTTGCCTCGGTCAGCGGCGCCTACAATGCCGTATTCCTCAAGGGCAATTCGATCGATGAGATCATGCTTTCCGGTCCAGGAGCAGGCGGTATCGAGACCGCCTCCGCCGTCGTCGGCGACATCGTCTCCATAATCGCCAGGGAAAAGCCGGGTATGCTCGAGGAGATCTCCGCCTGGCGCGAGCTCGAGTTCTATCCCGACGACGAGGTCGTATCGAAATTCTACCTGCGCCTCGAGGTGAACGATGAACCTGGCGTCCTTGCCACAATCGCGCAGATCTTCGGCAAGCACGACGTCAGCGTGGAGAGCGTCATCCAGCAGGGGCGTGGAGACCACGCCGAACTGGTGATGGTGTTCCATCCAGTCAAGGAAGCTAGCTTCAGGAGTGCTCTCGAGCAGATTGCCGAGCTTCCCGAGGTCAAGTCACAGCCGAGGCCGATCAGGGTCGAAGGAGACGGCTATGAGCAGTGA